Proteins encoded in a region of the Microbacterium neungamense genome:
- a CDS encoding Fur family transcriptional regulator, whose protein sequence is MGDMTAPALRSADEAIRGAGLRITESRRAVYEALAAHPHATAEDVHAALSSPTSLQSVYNALGDFAAAGLVRRIEPAGHPMMFELRVDDNHHHLVCTQCGAIEDVDCAVGHAPCLLPGDARGYRVAVAEVTYWGLCARCASDAA, encoded by the coding sequence ATGGGGGACATGACCGCCCCCGCACTCCGCTCCGCCGACGAGGCGATCCGCGGTGCAGGGCTGCGCATCACCGAGTCGCGCCGCGCCGTTTATGAGGCCCTGGCCGCGCATCCGCACGCCACGGCCGAGGATGTGCACGCGGCCCTGTCGTCGCCGACCAGCCTGCAGTCGGTGTACAACGCCCTCGGCGACTTCGCCGCCGCGGGGCTGGTGCGCCGGATCGAGCCGGCCGGGCATCCGATGATGTTCGAGCTGCGCGTCGATGACAACCACCACCACCTCGTGTGCACGCAGTGCGGCGCCATCGAGGACGTGGACTGCGCGGTGGGGCACGCGCCCTGTCTGCTGCCCGGTGACGCGCGCGGCTATCGGGTCGCCGTCGCGGAGGTCACGTACTGGGGCCTGTGCGCCCGGTGCGCCTCCGACGCGGCCTGA
- a CDS encoding AAA family ATPase, with protein MHRVRAEVDKAVIGQAGTVTGLLVALLARGHVLLEGVPGVAKTLVVRSFARALGLDTKRVQFTPDLMPGDVTGSLVYDARTGEFEFRPGPVFTSILLADEINRTPPKTQAALLEAMEERQVSADGTSRPLPDPFLVAATQNPVEHEGTYTLPEAQLDRFLMKLVVAMPERDAEVGVLRLHAGGFSPRALSGIASVVTAEEIRAAQDAAGRVQVTDDVLGYIVDLARATRQSPSVELGASPRAATALLAAAKAWAWLNASSAVTPDHVQTMLMPVWRHRIQLRPDAEMEGVSPDAVLHAVVQQTRVPI; from the coding sequence ATGCACCGCGTGCGCGCGGAGGTGGACAAGGCGGTGATCGGGCAGGCGGGCACCGTGACCGGCCTGCTGGTGGCGCTCCTCGCCCGCGGCCACGTGCTGCTGGAGGGCGTGCCCGGCGTCGCGAAGACCCTCGTGGTGCGCTCGTTCGCCCGGGCCCTCGGCCTGGACACCAAGCGCGTGCAGTTTACCCCCGACCTGATGCCGGGCGACGTCACCGGGTCGCTCGTCTACGACGCGCGGACCGGCGAGTTCGAGTTCCGGCCGGGACCGGTGTTCACCAGCATCCTGCTCGCCGACGAGATCAACCGCACGCCCCCGAAGACGCAGGCCGCGCTGCTGGAGGCGATGGAGGAGCGCCAGGTCTCCGCCGACGGCACCAGCCGTCCCCTGCCGGACCCGTTCCTCGTCGCCGCGACGCAGAACCCGGTCGAGCACGAGGGCACGTACACGCTGCCGGAGGCGCAGCTGGACCGCTTCCTGATGAAGCTCGTCGTCGCGATGCCGGAACGGGACGCCGAGGTCGGCGTGCTACGCCTGCACGCCGGCGGCTTCTCGCCCCGTGCCCTGAGCGGGATCGCGTCCGTGGTCACCGCCGAGGAGATCCGCGCCGCGCAGGACGCCGCCGGGCGCGTGCAGGTCACCGACGACGTGCTCGGCTACATCGTCGACCTCGCCCGCGCCACACGGCAGTCGCCGTCGGTGGAGCTGGGCGCGAGCCCGCGTGCGGCCACCGCCCTGCTCGCCGCCGCGAAGGCCTGGGCGTGGCTGAACGCCTCCTCCGCCGTGACGCCGGATCACGTGCAGACCATGCTCATGCCGGTGTGGCGGCACCGCATCCAGCTCCGTCCGGATGCCGAGATGGAGGGCGTGTCACCGGATGCGGTGCTGCACGCGGTCGTCCAGCAGACGCGGGTGCCGATCTAG
- a CDS encoding DUF4350 domain-containing protein, which yields MSPSAPAARAGSPDAAASASGDLAGVTGTAAPDAGSAASVPAIAASTAVGPPRGRGRRLLGWLFVLLLLLGVALVSLRFTATAPTIGGMLNPDGRNPQGARALAEILRQQDIEVTVARTRAEVRDALRPDSTLAMTDPYPLSDEAVQELIQPADRVVFLSTSARLLELTGLGEDAFGAPQTVDAGCDLAEFARVGEIAPDRMFRPAPGVAGCFADADGDAAVLVADDPRIAVVEGRRLFDNEHLAENGNAALGLALLGQTGHVVWYVPSFEDSDRVGDPEETLGSLTPEWVTPAIVLLALAALAAIAWRGRRFGPLVTESLPVTVRASETMHGRARLTARAGDAAHAAEAIRTGTVLRLGRRLGLSARASAVEVADAASDRLRVPRGSLHQLLAGPPPAGDADLVDLARKLAELEAAVDAAVHTERNVP from the coding sequence ATGAGCCCGTCCGCCCCCGCCGCACGGGCCGGGTCGCCGGATGCCGCGGCATCCGCCTCCGGGGACCTCGCCGGCGTCACGGGTACCGCCGCCCCGGATGCCGGCTCTGCCGCATCCGTCCCCGCGATCGCCGCCTCGACGGCCGTCGGACCGCCGCGCGGACGCGGGCGCCGGCTCCTCGGCTGGCTGTTCGTGCTCCTGCTGCTGCTGGGCGTGGCGCTCGTCTCGTTGCGGTTCACCGCGACCGCGCCGACCATCGGCGGCATGCTGAACCCCGACGGGCGCAACCCGCAGGGGGCCCGCGCGCTGGCCGAGATCCTCCGCCAGCAGGACATCGAGGTCACCGTGGCGCGCACCCGCGCGGAGGTGCGCGACGCCCTGCGCCCGGACTCGACCCTCGCCATGACCGATCCCTACCCGCTCAGCGACGAGGCCGTGCAGGAGCTGATCCAGCCCGCCGACCGGGTGGTCTTCCTGTCCACGAGCGCGCGCCTGCTGGAGCTCACCGGCCTCGGCGAGGACGCCTTCGGCGCCCCGCAGACCGTGGATGCCGGATGCGACCTGGCGGAGTTCGCGCGGGTCGGCGAGATCGCCCCGGACCGGATGTTCCGCCCCGCTCCCGGCGTCGCCGGCTGCTTCGCGGATGCAGACGGCGACGCCGCCGTGCTCGTCGCCGACGATCCGCGCATCGCCGTCGTGGAGGGGCGCCGGCTGTTCGACAACGAGCACCTCGCCGAGAACGGCAACGCCGCCCTCGGCCTCGCCCTGCTCGGGCAGACCGGACACGTCGTCTGGTACGTGCCCTCGTTCGAGGACTCCGACCGCGTCGGCGACCCGGAGGAGACGCTGGGATCGCTCACGCCCGAATGGGTGACCCCGGCGATCGTCCTGCTCGCCCTGGCCGCGCTGGCCGCGATCGCCTGGCGGGGACGCCGGTTCGGCCCACTGGTCACGGAGTCGCTGCCGGTCACGGTCCGCGCCTCCGAGACCATGCACGGCCGCGCGCGGCTCACCGCCAGGGCCGGGGATGCCGCGCACGCCGCCGAGGCGATCCGCACCGGGACGGTGCTGCGTCTCGGCCGGCGCCTGGGCCTCAGCGCCCGGGCATCCGCCGTGGAGGTCGCGGATGCCGCATCCGACCGCCTGCGCGTACCGCGCGGCTCCCTGCACCAGCTGCTCGCCGGTCCTCCGCCGGCGGGCGACGCCGATCTCGTCGACCTGGCCCGCAAGCTCGCCGAGCTCGAGGCGGCCGTCGACGCCGCCGTCCACACCGAAAGGAACGTGCCGTGA
- a CDS encoding RDD family protein yields the protein MSTPIADEQEILSGEAVAIDVQPVGFLLRAAGALVDMILAFLVFLAFVMLQLWLGDLGLLGEHGFRIFTVAAIVISFLVLPVTVEVATRGRSLGKLIVGGRIVRVDGGAITFRHSFIRGLLGVLEIYFTFGGLAVITGALTPRSQRLGDLVAGTYVQRVRTPRLVPHAPVLSPALYDWAGIADVARLPDRLARRVSQFLANAERMTPTARDRVARELAVEVAPFVAPLPSAPPEQLLNAVAALRREREARALAIADERAERLTGRRIRV from the coding sequence ATGTCCACGCCGATCGCCGACGAGCAGGAGATCCTGTCCGGCGAGGCCGTCGCGATCGATGTGCAGCCGGTCGGCTTCCTGCTGCGCGCGGCGGGGGCGCTGGTGGACATGATCCTGGCGTTCCTGGTGTTCCTCGCGTTCGTGATGCTGCAGCTGTGGCTCGGCGATCTCGGGCTGCTCGGGGAGCACGGCTTCCGGATCTTCACCGTCGCGGCGATCGTGATCAGCTTCCTGGTGCTGCCGGTCACCGTGGAGGTGGCGACGCGGGGGCGCAGTCTCGGCAAGCTCATCGTGGGCGGCCGGATCGTGCGCGTGGACGGCGGGGCGATCACGTTCCGGCACAGCTTCATCCGCGGGCTTCTGGGCGTGCTCGAGATCTATTTCACCTTCGGCGGCCTGGCCGTCATCACCGGCGCGCTCACCCCGAGGTCGCAGCGCCTGGGCGATCTTGTCGCCGGCACCTACGTGCAGCGGGTGCGCACGCCGCGCCTCGTGCCGCACGCCCCCGTGCTCTCCCCGGCGCTGTACGACTGGGCCGGGATCGCGGACGTCGCCCGGCTCCCGGACCGGCTCGCGCGGCGCGTGTCGCAGTTCCTCGCGAACGCGGAGCGGATGACGCCGACCGCCCGCGACCGGGTCGCGCGCGAGCTGGCCGTCGAGGTCGCCCCGTTCGTCGCCCCGCTACCCTCGGCGCCCCCGGAGCAGCTGCTGAACGCCGTGGCGGCGCTGCGCCGTGAGCGCGAGGCGCGCGCCCTGGCGATCGCAGACGAGCGTGCCGAGCGGCTCACCGGCCGCCGCATCCGGGTCTGA
- the katG gene encoding catalase/peroxidase HPI yields the protein MTDVQIPGIGDDASGIDQSKTVTEEPVEADDAGACPVIHAQPHPTMGSANRVWWPEQLNLKILAKNTAERNPLDPGFDYKAAFEALDLDAVKKDIEEVITTSQDWWPADFGHYGPLIVRMAWHSAGTYRVTDGRGGGGTGQQRFAPLNSWPDNVGLDKARRILWPIKKKYGQSLSWADLMILAGNVALESMGFKTFGFAGGRVDAWEPDDDVYWGPETTWLGDERYSGDRELEKPLAAVQMGLIYVNPEGPNGNPDPIAAARDIRETFGRMAMNDEETVALIAGGHTFGKTHGAASDEHLEANPEAAGLEMQGLGWKNNFGTGKGDDQITSGLEVTWTYHPTRWDNEFFHILYAYDWELFESPAGAKQWRPVNGAGADMVPMAHSAGRREPRMLTTDLALRFDPEYGKISRRFKDDPEAFADAFARAWFKLTHRDMGPRARYLGPEVPAEELVWQDPVPAVDHALIDAADAAALKAQILESGLGVSDLVSVTWAAASTFRGSDKRGGVNGARIRLAPQKDWEVNNPARLAHVLEVLEGVQQRFNESRTDDVRVSLADLIVLAGNAAVEKAAKVAGVDVEVPFHPGRTDATPEQTDVHSFSYLEPQADGFRNYVSKDVARIPAEHLLLDKANLLTLTAPEMTVLVGGLRVLGANWDGSAYGVFTDRPGVLTNDFFVNLLDLGTTWKPLDPGSHAFEGRKDGSGEVVGRGTRVDLVFGSNSELRALAEVYASDDAKEKFVRDFVAAWGKVTELDRFDLR from the coding sequence ATGACCGACGTTCAGATCCCAGGTATCGGTGACGACGCCTCCGGAATCGACCAGTCCAAGACGGTGACCGAGGAGCCGGTCGAGGCGGACGACGCGGGCGCCTGCCCGGTCATCCACGCCCAGCCGCACCCGACCATGGGTTCGGCCAACCGCGTGTGGTGGCCCGAGCAGCTGAACCTGAAGATCCTCGCCAAGAACACCGCCGAGCGGAACCCGCTGGACCCGGGCTTCGACTACAAGGCTGCCTTCGAGGCGCTGGACCTGGACGCCGTGAAGAAGGACATCGAGGAGGTCATCACCACCTCGCAGGACTGGTGGCCCGCCGACTTCGGCCACTACGGCCCGCTCATCGTCCGGATGGCCTGGCACAGCGCCGGCACCTACCGCGTCACCGACGGCCGCGGCGGCGGCGGGACCGGCCAGCAGCGCTTCGCGCCGCTGAACAGCTGGCCCGACAACGTCGGCCTCGACAAGGCGCGCCGCATCCTGTGGCCGATCAAGAAGAAGTACGGTCAGTCGCTGTCGTGGGCCGACCTGATGATCCTGGCCGGCAACGTCGCGCTCGAGTCGATGGGCTTCAAGACCTTCGGCTTCGCCGGCGGCCGCGTGGACGCATGGGAGCCGGACGACGACGTGTACTGGGGTCCGGAGACCACCTGGCTCGGCGACGAGCGCTACTCCGGCGACCGCGAGCTCGAGAAGCCGCTGGCGGCGGTGCAGATGGGTCTCATCTACGTCAACCCGGAGGGCCCGAACGGCAACCCCGACCCGATCGCCGCGGCCCGCGACATCCGCGAGACCTTCGGGCGGATGGCGATGAACGACGAGGAGACCGTCGCCCTGATCGCCGGCGGCCACACCTTCGGCAAGACCCACGGCGCGGCATCCGACGAGCACCTCGAGGCCAACCCCGAGGCGGCGGGCCTGGAGATGCAGGGCCTGGGCTGGAAGAACAACTTCGGCACCGGCAAGGGCGACGACCAGATCACCTCGGGCCTCGAGGTCACCTGGACCTACCACCCGACCCGCTGGGACAACGAGTTCTTCCACATCCTGTACGCGTACGACTGGGAGCTGTTCGAGAGCCCGGCCGGCGCCAAGCAGTGGCGTCCGGTGAACGGCGCCGGCGCCGACATGGTGCCGATGGCGCACTCCGCCGGCCGCCGCGAGCCGCGCATGCTCACCACCGACCTGGCGCTGCGCTTCGACCCGGAGTACGGCAAGATCTCGCGCCGCTTCAAGGACGACCCGGAGGCCTTCGCCGACGCGTTCGCCCGCGCCTGGTTCAAGCTCACGCACCGTGACATGGGTCCGCGCGCCCGCTACCTCGGCCCGGAGGTCCCGGCCGAGGAGCTGGTCTGGCAGGACCCGGTGCCGGCGGTCGACCACGCCCTCATCGACGCCGCGGACGCCGCGGCGCTGAAGGCGCAGATCCTGGAGTCCGGCCTCGGCGTGTCCGACCTGGTCTCGGTGACCTGGGCGGCGGCGTCCACCTTCCGCGGCAGCGACAAGCGCGGCGGCGTCAACGGCGCCCGCATCCGCCTCGCCCCGCAGAAGGACTGGGAGGTGAACAACCCGGCCCGCCTGGCGCACGTGCTCGAGGTGCTCGAGGGCGTCCAGCAGCGCTTCAACGAGTCCCGCACCGACGACGTGCGCGTCTCGCTCGCCGACCTCATCGTCCTCGCCGGCAACGCCGCGGTCGAGAAGGCCGCGAAGGTCGCCGGCGTCGACGTCGAGGTGCCGTTCCACCCTGGTCGCACGGATGCCACGCCGGAGCAGACCGACGTGCACTCGTTCAGCTACCTCGAGCCGCAGGCCGACGGGTTCCGCAACTACGTCTCGAAGGACGTCGCGCGCATCCCCGCCGAGCACCTGCTGCTCGACAAGGCGAACCTGCTGACGCTGACCGCGCCGGAGATGACCGTCCTCGTCGGCGGGCTGCGCGTCCTCGGCGCGAACTGGGACGGCTCCGCCTACGGCGTGTTCACCGACCGTCCGGGCGTGCTCACGAACGACTTCTTCGTGAACCTGCTCGACCTCGGCACGACCTGGAAGCCGCTCGACCCCGGCTCGCACGCCTTCGAGGGCCGCAAGGACGGCTCCGGCGAGGTCGTCGGCCGCGGCACCCGCGTCGACCTCGTGTTCGGCTCGAACTCCGAGCTGCGCGCGCTGGCCGAGGTGTACGCCTCCGACGACGCGAAGGAGAAGTTCGTGCGCGACTTCGTCGCCGCGTGGGGCAAGGTCACCGAGCTGGACCGCTTCGACCTGCGCTGA
- a CDS encoding stage II sporulation protein M, with protein sequence MDADALSDARRPEWERLDALSRAHRLNGAQVDELIVRYRAASADLAELKTSVGDSPQGAYLSTILAAARLRLTGASDSILTQATRFFGSQLPAALYRVRWTTLVIALAFVLIWAVTGAWIAADPERVATLGPPDVLQQYAEEDFVEYYQPAASFAGMVWTNNAWLAMQCVLFGVSGVWPVWMLAQNAIGIGVATAVMASYGYLDVMLLHILPHGMLELTCLFVAAAAGLHVFWAWVAPGPRTRGAALAAEGRALATVAIGLVFALGLSGLVEGFVTGSALPSPVKLVIGAAALGAFLFYMLVTGRRAVRRGESGDLVEYEAGTPTLVAG encoded by the coding sequence GTGGATGCCGACGCGCTCAGCGACGCCCGCCGCCCCGAGTGGGAGCGGCTGGACGCTCTGAGCCGGGCGCATCGGCTGAACGGCGCGCAGGTGGACGAGCTCATCGTCCGGTACCGGGCGGCATCCGCCGATCTCGCCGAGCTGAAGACCTCGGTCGGCGACTCGCCGCAGGGCGCCTACCTGTCCACGATCCTCGCCGCCGCCCGGCTGCGCCTCACCGGCGCCTCCGACAGCATCCTCACCCAGGCCACGCGATTCTTCGGATCCCAGCTCCCCGCCGCGCTCTACCGGGTGCGGTGGACCACGCTCGTCATCGCCCTCGCGTTCGTGCTGATCTGGGCCGTCACCGGCGCCTGGATCGCCGCGGACCCCGAACGGGTCGCGACCCTGGGCCCGCCGGACGTGCTCCAGCAGTACGCCGAGGAGGACTTCGTCGAGTACTACCAGCCCGCCGCCTCCTTCGCCGGGATGGTGTGGACCAACAACGCCTGGCTGGCGATGCAGTGCGTGCTCTTCGGCGTCAGCGGCGTGTGGCCGGTGTGGATGCTGGCGCAGAACGCCATCGGCATCGGCGTCGCGACCGCCGTGATGGCCTCCTACGGCTACCTCGACGTGATGCTGCTGCACATCCTCCCGCACGGGATGCTCGAGCTGACCTGCCTGTTCGTGGCGGCCGCCGCCGGGCTGCACGTGTTCTGGGCGTGGGTCGCGCCCGGCCCGCGCACCCGCGGGGCGGCGCTGGCCGCAGAGGGGCGGGCGCTGGCCACCGTCGCGATAGGGCTGGTGTTCGCGCTCGGGCTGTCCGGCCTGGTCGAGGGCTTCGTCACCGGCTCGGCGCTGCCCTCGCCGGTCAAGCTCGTCATCGGTGCGGCGGCCCTGGGCGCGTTCCTGTTCTACATGCTCGTGACCGGTCGACGAGCGGTGCGCCGGGGCGAGAGCGGCGACCTCGTCGAGTACGAGGCGGGCACGCCCACCCTCGTGGCGGGCTGA
- a CDS encoding DUF4129 domain-containing protein, which translates to MILRADVFVPDGDEARRWAEEELSRQEYQAAKPTWFDSLARDIVEGIADLFSTEGAGNAAPFATALIVAVVVAAIIVALIVWGRPRSPRAIRRRDELLGARDDRTAAQLRAEAERRARDGDWDGAVVLRFRALARGLIERDLIDPAPGATAQAIAREGGVPFPAHAERLHEAAVAFDRVRYLRTAAGEHDYRLVADTDAAVTAAAPAIPVPAADTRGVPA; encoded by the coding sequence GTGATCCTGAGGGCGGACGTCTTCGTCCCGGACGGGGACGAAGCGCGGCGCTGGGCCGAGGAGGAGCTGTCGCGCCAGGAGTATCAGGCGGCGAAGCCGACCTGGTTCGACAGCCTCGCCCGCGACATCGTGGAGGGCATCGCCGACCTGTTCTCCACCGAGGGCGCCGGGAACGCGGCCCCGTTCGCCACCGCCCTCATCGTGGCGGTCGTCGTGGCGGCGATCATCGTCGCCCTGATCGTGTGGGGCCGTCCCCGCTCCCCGCGGGCGATCCGCCGACGCGACGAGCTGCTCGGAGCGCGCGACGACCGCACCGCCGCGCAGCTGCGCGCCGAGGCCGAGCGCCGCGCCCGCGACGGCGACTGGGACGGCGCCGTCGTGCTGCGCTTCCGTGCTCTGGCCCGCGGTCTCATCGAACGCGACCTCATCGATCCCGCGCCCGGGGCCACCGCGCAGGCGATCGCGCGCGAGGGCGGCGTGCCGTTCCCCGCGCACGCCGAACGGCTGCACGAGGCCGCCGTCGCCTTCGACCGGGTCCGCTATCTGCGTACGGCCGCAGGCGAGCACGACTACCGGCTCGTGGCGGACACGGATGCCGCGGTCACCGCCGCCGCCCCCGCCATCCCGGTTCCGGCGGCGGACACCCGCGGAGTGCCGGCATGA
- a CDS encoding DUF58 domain-containing protein produces MFVTGLLPLLLALGVVPVVLLSAAGVPAWAVLGVWVLLCAALTAADAALAASPRALVVTRRVPNRARLGEPVSVSVAVQNTGRRMLRGLLRDAWQPTAGAPERRTPITVPPGERRRVEVPLLPRRRGELESPFVVVRSRGPLGIAGRQARHDVRGALRVLPAFTSRKHLPSRLARLRELDGNTSIQVRGQGTEFDSLREYVRGDDVRSIDWRATARAGTTMLRTWRPERDRHVVILIDTGRTAAARVGDGTRLDASLEAALLLSALAARAGDHVHLLLYDRVARGRVTGVDGAGLLPAITDAMAPVHARLVDTDWHGAFAAIRTLTTRPSLIVVLTAQDAAESARGFLGAFPRASRATTVLVGSVTDDAIGELARRRDSREAVYLAAAAERTLRDAENVADAIRRAGGEAIAADPETLPPRIADRYLELKAAGLL; encoded by the coding sequence GTGTTCGTCACCGGCCTGCTCCCGCTGCTCCTCGCGCTCGGCGTCGTCCCGGTCGTGCTGCTGAGCGCGGCCGGCGTGCCCGCGTGGGCGGTGCTCGGCGTGTGGGTGCTGCTGTGTGCAGCGCTGACGGCGGCGGATGCGGCGCTGGCCGCCTCGCCGAGGGCGCTCGTGGTGACCCGGCGGGTGCCGAACCGGGCGCGGCTGGGCGAGCCGGTGTCGGTGAGCGTGGCGGTGCAGAACACGGGGCGGCGGATGCTGCGCGGTCTGCTCCGGGACGCGTGGCAGCCGACCGCCGGCGCACCGGAGCGGCGGACGCCGATCACGGTGCCGCCCGGGGAGCGCCGGCGGGTGGAGGTCCCGCTGCTGCCGCGGCGGCGCGGGGAGCTGGAGAGCCCGTTCGTGGTGGTCCGCTCGCGCGGCCCCCTCGGCATCGCCGGCCGGCAGGCCCGGCACGATGTGCGGGGCGCGCTGCGGGTGCTGCCGGCGTTCACCTCCCGCAAGCACCTGCCCTCGCGGCTGGCGCGGCTGCGCGAGCTGGACGGCAACACGTCGATCCAGGTGCGCGGTCAGGGCACCGAGTTCGACTCGCTGCGCGAATACGTCCGCGGCGACGATGTGCGCTCGATCGACTGGCGCGCCACGGCGCGCGCCGGCACCACCATGCTGCGCACCTGGCGTCCGGAGCGCGACCGGCACGTGGTGATCCTGATCGACACCGGCCGCACCGCCGCGGCCCGGGTCGGCGACGGCACCCGGCTGGATGCCTCGCTCGAGGCGGCCCTGCTGCTGTCCGCCCTCGCCGCGCGCGCCGGCGACCACGTGCATCTGCTGCTGTACGACCGGGTCGCCCGCGGCCGGGTCACCGGCGTGGACGGCGCCGGCCTGCTCCCGGCGATCACGGACGCGATGGCGCCGGTGCACGCGCGGCTGGTGGACACCGACTGGCACGGCGCGTTCGCCGCGATCCGGACGCTGACCACGCGCCCGTCGCTGATCGTGGTGCTCACGGCGCAAGACGCCGCGGAGTCCGCACGCGGTTTCCTCGGCGCCTTCCCCCGGGCGTCGCGGGCGACCACGGTGCTGGTCGGCTCGGTGACCGACGACGCGATCGGCGAACTGGCGCGGCGGCGCGACTCCCGCGAGGCGGTGTACCTCGCGGCCGCGGCGGAGCGGACGCTGCGCGACGCCGAGAACGTCGCCGACGCGATCCGCCGGGCCGGCGGGGAGGCGATCGCCGCCGACCCCGAGACCCTGCCGCCCCGGATCGCCGACCGCTACCTCGAGCTCAAGGCCGCCGGCCTGCTCTGA
- a CDS encoding aquaporin — translation MSDSPTSTSTAVSTPTLGARLAAEGFGALLLVFGGVGTALFASSRFTEPGSTATVYLAVAVAFGLALIVGLYAFGPVSGGHFNPAVTLGMAAAGRFPWRDVGPYAVAQLVGSVVGTTLLVLVGMFGPETWLAAAQDAGFASNGWDAQSPGGFGMLAAVVIELILTGLLLFVVLGTTHPERSTRFAGLVIGLALTVIHLVAIPVDGASVNPARSIATAIYGGMGPLSQLWVFLVFPVVGAMLAGYAYRALFDGRSPTGR, via the coding sequence ATGAGCGACTCCCCCACCAGCACCAGCACCGCGGTCTCCACCCCGACGCTGGGCGCCCGGCTCGCGGCGGAGGGGTTCGGCGCCCTCCTCCTCGTGTTCGGCGGCGTGGGCACCGCCCTGTTCGCCTCCAGCCGCTTCACCGAGCCCGGCTCGACGGCGACCGTGTACCTGGCCGTCGCTGTCGCGTTCGGGCTGGCGCTGATCGTGGGCCTGTACGCGTTCGGGCCGGTCTCGGGCGGCCACTTCAACCCGGCAGTGACCCTGGGGATGGCCGCGGCCGGCCGCTTCCCGTGGCGCGACGTCGGCCCGTACGCGGTCGCGCAACTGGTGGGCAGCGTGGTCGGGACCACCCTGCTGGTGCTGGTCGGGATGTTCGGTCCGGAGACGTGGCTCGCCGCCGCCCAGGACGCCGGGTTCGCCAGCAACGGCTGGGACGCGCAGTCGCCCGGCGGGTTCGGGATGCTCGCGGCGGTGGTGATCGAGCTGATCCTCACCGGCCTGCTCCTCTTCGTGGTGCTCGGCACCACGCATCCGGAGCGGTCCACCCGCTTCGCGGGGCTGGTGATCGGCCTCGCGCTGACGGTGATCCACCTGGTCGCGATCCCGGTCGACGGCGCCTCGGTCAACCCGGCGCGCTCGATCGCCACCGCGATCTACGGCGGCATGGGCCCGCTGTCGCAGCTGTGGGTGTTCCTGGTGTTCCCGGTGGTCGGCGCGATGCTCGCCGGGTACGCCTACCGGGCGCTGTTCGACGGCCGCTCCCCCACCGGGCGCTGA
- a CDS encoding ABC transporter permease — translation MTGVLGALADAWAEIRVHKMRVLLSLIGIAVSVAALTAVVAITEYQRQAMLEESDRWGGRAATIAVVPMGGGEHGPDLEAFHAHFLTVGERYGFSHVARIAEGMQLPVQSSEGFKLTPVRLIDPGYAVIHRDKLLEGREFRPEDVEAMAPPAIISEPLWERLGSVPLSQHPTLTIGGEGGGTYQVVGVRPRQNPFDEQPSVDLLYDAYRLRVDALPEGTTTRYDIWVPTPQAGAIGPVLAMDLRAGLPEGTAVEVRRSDWAAQPGMLDSVQMAETIMAGVAALILALGALSLINIQLVAMRQRVREIGVRRAFGATAGRVFTTVFLESLVATTVAGVVGIALVVAVLRSGWVTGMMFPALVDVPPFPMRAALTGLLAAVVVGALAGLVPALVALRVKVIDAIRF, via the coding sequence ATGACGGGCGTGCTCGGCGCGCTCGCGGACGCCTGGGCCGAGATCCGCGTGCACAAGATGCGGGTGCTGCTGAGCCTGATCGGCATCGCGGTGTCGGTGGCGGCGCTGACCGCAGTCGTGGCGATCACCGAGTACCAGCGTCAGGCGATGCTCGAGGAGTCCGACCGCTGGGGAGGGCGCGCGGCGACGATCGCGGTCGTCCCGATGGGCGGGGGAGAGCACGGGCCCGATCTGGAGGCCTTCCACGCCCACTTCCTCACTGTGGGCGAGCGCTACGGCTTCAGCCACGTCGCGCGCATCGCCGAGGGCATGCAGCTGCCGGTGCAGTCGTCCGAGGGCTTCAAGCTCACGCCGGTGCGGCTGATCGACCCGGGGTACGCCGTCATCCACCGCGACAAGCTGCTCGAAGGACGCGAGTTCCGCCCCGAGGACGTCGAGGCGATGGCGCCGCCGGCGATCATCAGCGAGCCGCTGTGGGAGCGGCTGGGCAGCGTGCCGCTGTCCCAGCACCCGACGCTGACCATCGGCGGCGAGGGCGGCGGCACGTACCAGGTGGTCGGCGTGCGCCCGCGGCAGAACCCGTTCGACGAGCAGCCGAGCGTGGATCTGCTCTACGACGCCTACCGGCTCCGCGTGGACGCGCTGCCGGAGGGCACGACGACCCGCTACGACATCTGGGTGCCGACGCCGCAGGCCGGGGCGATCGGACCGGTGCTGGCGATGGACCTGCGCGCCGGGCTGCCGGAGGGCACCGCGGTGGAGGTGCGGCGCAGCGACTGGGCCGCGCAGCCGGGGATGCTCGACTCCGTGCAGATGGCGGAGACGATCATGGCGGGGGTCGCCGCGCTCATCCTCGCGCTCGGCGCGCTCAGCCTGATCAACATCCAGCTCGTCGCGATGCGCCAGCGCGTGCGGGAGATCGGCGTGCGCCGGGCGTTCGGCGCCACCGCCGGACGCGTGTTCACCACGGTGTTCCTGGAGAGCCTGGTGGCCACCACGGTCGCCGGCGTCGTCGGGATCGCGCTCGTCGTCGCGGTGCTGCGCTCGGGCTGGGTCACCGGGATGATGTTCCCCGCCCTCGTGGACGTCCCGCCGTTCCCGATGCGGGCGGCGCTGACCGGGCTGCTCGCCGCGGTCGTGGTGGGGGCGCTCGCCGGTCTCGTCCCGGCCCTGGTCGCGCTGCGGGTGAAGGTGATCGACGCGATCCGGTTCTGA